A segment of the Lycium ferocissimum isolate CSIRO_LF1 chromosome 10, AGI_CSIRO_Lferr_CH_V1, whole genome shotgun sequence genome:
GTAAACTATAGAGTCTAGTCTGTGAGCCTGAATCTAAGCTAAGAATTTCATCAAGTGTTAGAGAAATTTTAGCTTTCATGTCCAACAAACTAGATCCTACCTCTTTAACAAAAAGTGATGAATAACACTGTAATACAATGCTGCTGTACCTCACTACTTAGCAACAGATATCCTTCATTCTACTTTGAGAACAATCTTCATGAACTCGTAGAcgaaatagcttatggaggCTGAAGGTAACACCTGAAAATTCAGAACACGACAAGTGATAATGTGAAGTCTTGATAGTAACAGAGCTTTGAAAAGACGAAACTGAATTCAATCTGTCAAGATATGGTTGAATTTAGATTATTATAACCACAGAATGCGAATcaactgaaatgaaatatgaTATTCTCTCTAGTTCTAAAATGGAGTACTGTTTCTGCTACTTAAAGAAAAAGTCAGCCATAGGAGCTATCCAATAAAAGGAAAGGAAACGCTGAAGAGGAAGATAAAAGGCAGAAACTAGAGAGGCCACAACCCAGAATCTTGTTCTCTTAGTTTCCCCTCTTGATATCCATTTCATAGATAGTTTCTTCATTCGAAGAGAGGAGATGAAGCTTTACGCCTTAAGATTTAGTTAAACATAGCTGATAATACTTGTCCTAGTCTGATAATACTTGTTCTAGTTAACTATCTTGACCTAATGAAATATTGTGAATTCCACATGCGTAGTGAGGAGCACGACAATGGGGAAGAACATCGTTATTCAGTTTCTGATAATGAAATAAGTCATTTCCCAATAGGGATTAGCTATAGAGGTACTGATACCTGTAGTAAACTAGGAATTAGCCCTGCATATAGAGCTGGAACACCTCCATGTTCAATGATCTTCGCACAAGTTGCCAAGGAACTCAGTTTTGATGCTCGGCCTTGTAATTGAAGTTGCCTCCTAATGACTTCAAATGGATAGGTTGCAGCTTCAGCACAAGCACCAGCAATAGCACCATGAAGTAAGGTCCTCACAGGTCCCAACTCAAGCTGGTCAAAAGCATTGAGCTCTGCTCCCTGTTGCTTCATATACAGAATTCTTTTTCTGCCTTCAGGTGAATgcaaataagctgattttaatATATCATATACACCATAGAAAACAGCCGCTGCTGGGGCCATACTCAAAATGGAGGGTACTAGTCCCTTATAAAGAGAGAAGAATCCTTCAGTTCGGATCACGTGTTGGAAAGCTCCAACGACACCACCCAAGGCTTCTCCACCCCGTGCCACTAACTTGGTCCGGACCTGAAAGGCTTTAAATTATCAGGCAACATTGGAAATAACAAAGCGGAAGACACAGAAAAATCAACTTCCCGAACCATAGGAGGATAATCAATTctaataaagaaatcagttgATGTGAACACgttacatattcatatttatttaaaaagaagATCATCACACATTCTTACAGAAGAAGGAAATGCAAACTTCAGCGCAGCTGCTTCCGTTTTCAAATCAGAGGCGTGATGCTAATGGTTGACAGAATATTATTCCACGCACAAGTTCAAACATGCACGCGGTCTGTATTAACATTAACAGACTGAAAGATAAGGGAGAAACTAGTTTGGTCTTTATTAACATTAACAGACAATGTCCAGCACCCAGTTTGTTTTGCTGGTCCCCGGATGGAGGAAGAATTGCTCTATTCTTCCATCTCTTTCCTTGTTTTTCTCTCGGACAGAGCTCCTGAACtaaatcttttttcttattttgtttctGATCAATAGCAGCTGTACTAAATTTTAAACAGGAAATTTGCTTTTTGCCAGTCATATAAGTCAT
Coding sequences within it:
- the LOC132033735 gene encoding probable mitochondrial adenine nucleotide transporter BTL3 isoform X3, whose protein sequence is MARVDNSCLKTVVAPLERLKLEYIVRGEQKHLLELIKTIAVTQGLRGFWKGNLVNILRTAPFKAVNFCAFDTYRKQLLRLSGNEETTNVERFVAGAAAGVTATVMCLPLDTVRTKLVARGGEALGGVVGAFQHVIRTEGFFSLYKGLVPSILSMAPAAAVFYGVYDILKSAYLHSPEGRKRILYMKQQGAELNAFDQLELGPVRTLLHGAIAGACAEAATYPFEVIRRQLQLQGRASKLSSLATCAKIIEHGGVPALYAGLIPSLLQVLPSASISYFVYEFMKIVLKVE